In Acidisarcina polymorpha, the DNA window GTCCTTCACGAACACAGGCCACCGCCGACATAATCTGTCCAGAGGTGCAATATCCGCACTGGAAGCCGTCATGGTCAATGAACGCCTGCTGCATGGAATGCAGTTGCCCGTCGTGTTGGGACAAGCCCTCTATAGTCGTGATCTTGTGTCCCTGGGCTGCAACGGTGAGAGTGAGACATGACAAACGACGCTCTCCATCCATGTGGATTGTGCAGGCTCCGCATTGGCCCTGATCACAGCCTTTTTTCGACCCGGTGAGCAGCAGCTTATTCCGGAGAGCGTCAAGCAAGGTCATGCGAGTATCCACTTGTATAGGGCGATTCTCGCCATTCA includes these proteins:
- a CDS encoding (2Fe-2S)-binding protein, whose amino-acid sequence is MDDLFLDRRTFVSTGAAAAASLFLEYSPLEAQSVSDTRTEPQMVNIVLSVNGENRPIQVDTRMTLLDALRNKLLLTGSKKGCDQGQCGACTIHMDGERRLSCLTLTVAAQGHKITTIEGLSQHDGQLHSMQQAFIDHDGFQCGYCTSGQIMSAVACVREGHATSDEDIREYMSGNLCRCAAYPNIVAAIKQAKTEMEKG